From Streptomyces asiaticus, one genomic window encodes:
- a CDS encoding tetratricopeptide repeat protein: MKIFGKVRHRPSASWRQATDRAFTLIGDGRYEDAGALLTRAADLEPWLSESWFNLALLHKFRHDWEQARAAGLRAVALLDRETGAPDWWNVGIAATALQDWPLARRAWQAYGLKVPGEASASGEPLGMELGSAAVRLSPEGEAEVVWGRRLDPARIEVLSIPLPSSGRRWGEVVLHDGVPHGERVTSAGPAYPVFDEIELWAPSPVPTWVVLLEAATEADRDALERLAADAGFAAEDWSSSVRLLCRSCSESRMPSDEGEGEHLDPHDHSEPGHPGPLGHRMAGSGSLWVPERECGIAAPGGLVRGLLDGWVADSPDTREWRDLEEVC, from the coding sequence GTGAAGATCTTCGGCAAGGTACGGCACCGGCCGTCCGCCTCATGGCGGCAGGCCACGGACCGTGCGTTCACGCTCATCGGCGACGGCCGGTACGAGGACGCGGGCGCGCTGCTGACCCGCGCCGCCGACCTGGAGCCGTGGCTGTCGGAGTCCTGGTTCAACCTGGCGCTGCTGCACAAGTTCCGGCACGACTGGGAGCAGGCGCGCGCCGCGGGGCTCCGGGCGGTCGCGCTGCTGGACCGCGAGACGGGCGCTCCGGACTGGTGGAACGTGGGGATCGCCGCCACCGCGCTCCAGGACTGGCCGCTGGCCCGCCGCGCCTGGCAGGCGTACGGGCTGAAGGTGCCCGGAGAGGCGTCCGCGTCCGGTGAGCCGCTCGGCATGGAGCTGGGCAGCGCGGCGGTGCGGCTGTCCCCGGAGGGCGAGGCCGAGGTGGTCTGGGGCCGCCGGCTGGATCCGGCCCGGATCGAGGTGCTGTCCATCCCGCTGCCGTCGTCCGGGCGGCGCTGGGGCGAGGTGGTCCTGCACGACGGTGTGCCGCACGGTGAGCGGGTGACCTCCGCGGGCCCCGCGTACCCGGTCTTCGACGAGATCGAGCTGTGGGCGCCGTCCCCCGTGCCGACCTGGGTGGTGCTGCTGGAGGCGGCCACCGAGGCCGACCGGGACGCCTTGGAGCGGCTCGCGGCGGACGCGGGCTTCGCGGCCGAGGACTGGTCGTCGTCGGTGCGGCTGCTGTGCCGTTCCTGCTCGGAGAGCCGGATGCCCAGCGACGAGGGCGAGGGCGAGCATCTGGACCCCCACGACCACAGCGAACCGGGCCACCCTGGGCCGCTGGGCCACCGTATGGCGGGGTCGGGGTCGCTGTGGGTTCCCGAGCGTGAATGCGGGATCGCGGCGCCTGGGGGGTTGGTGCGGGGGTTGCTGGACGGGTGGGTTGCGGACAGTCCGGACACGCGTGAGTGGCGGGATCTGGAAGAGGTCTGCTGA
- the def gene encoding peptide deformylase: protein MSQQGTKQRVDDEFIVDTEDCEERERAFRERGTARPITVYGNPVLHKECRDVTVFDEELARLVDDMFASQRAAEGVGLAANQIGVDLKVFVYDCMDDEGVRHVGVVCNPVLEELPADRRVLDDSNEGCLSVPTAYAELARPDYAVVRGQDLDGEPIAVRGTGYFARCLQHETDHLYGYLYIDRLSKRDRKDVLKQMAEGTARYETVPND, encoded by the coding sequence ATGTCGCAGCAAGGGACGAAGCAGCGGGTGGACGACGAGTTCATCGTGGACACGGAGGACTGCGAGGAGCGCGAGCGGGCCTTCCGCGAGCGCGGCACCGCCCGCCCGATCACCGTGTACGGCAACCCGGTCCTGCACAAGGAGTGCCGGGACGTGACCGTGTTCGACGAGGAGCTCGCGCGGCTCGTCGACGACATGTTCGCCAGCCAGCGGGCGGCGGAGGGCGTGGGCCTGGCCGCCAACCAGATCGGTGTCGACCTTAAGGTCTTCGTCTACGACTGCATGGACGACGAGGGCGTTCGCCATGTGGGCGTGGTGTGCAACCCGGTCCTGGAGGAGCTGCCCGCCGACCGCCGGGTGCTGGACGACTCCAACGAGGGCTGTCTGTCGGTCCCCACGGCCTACGCCGAGCTGGCCCGCCCCGACTACGCGGTCGTGCGCGGCCAGGACCTCGACGGCGAGCCGATCGCCGTGCGCGGCACCGGCTACTTCGCGCGCTGCCTCCAGCACGAGACCGACCACCTCTACGGCTACCTCTACATCGACCGGCTCTCCAAGCGCGACCGTAAGGATGTGCTGAAGCAGATGGCCGAGGGCACCGCCCGCTATGAGACGGTGCCCAACGACTGA
- a CDS encoding ribonucleotide-diphosphate reductase subunit beta: protein MTTVNTAPGHVKNLLDPGFELTLRPMRYPQFYDRYRDAIKNTWTVEEVDLHSDVADLAKLSPGEQHLIGRLVAFFATGDSIVANNLVLTLYKHINSPEARLYLSRQLFEEAVHVQFYLTLLDTYLPDPDDRAAAFAAVENIPSIREKAEFCFRWMDSVEKIERLETKADRRRFLLNLICFAACIEGLFFYGAFAYVYWLRSRGLLHGLATGTNWVFRDESMHMEFAFSVVDTVREEEPDLFDDELQRQVTDMLKEAVEAELQFARDLCGDGLPGMNTASMQEYLECVADQRLQRLGFAPVFGSENPFSFMELQNVQELTNFFERRASAYQVAVEGSVAFDDDF from the coding sequence ATGACCACCGTGAACACCGCGCCGGGCCACGTCAAGAACCTGCTGGATCCCGGGTTCGAGCTGACCCTGCGGCCGATGCGGTACCCGCAGTTCTACGACCGCTACCGGGACGCGATCAAGAACACCTGGACCGTGGAGGAGGTCGACCTCCACTCCGACGTCGCCGACCTCGCCAAGCTCTCCCCCGGTGAGCAGCACCTCATCGGCCGTCTGGTCGCCTTCTTCGCCACCGGCGACTCGATCGTGGCCAACAACCTGGTGCTGACGCTCTACAAGCACATCAACTCCCCCGAGGCGCGGCTGTATCTGTCGCGGCAGCTCTTCGAGGAGGCGGTGCACGTCCAGTTCTATCTGACGCTGCTGGACACCTACCTCCCCGACCCGGACGACCGCGCCGCGGCCTTCGCCGCCGTCGAGAACATCCCCTCCATCCGGGAGAAGGCGGAGTTCTGCTTCCGCTGGATGGACTCGGTGGAGAAGATCGAGCGGCTGGAGACCAAGGCGGACCGCCGCCGCTTCCTGCTCAACCTGATCTGCTTCGCGGCCTGCATCGAGGGGCTGTTCTTCTACGGCGCCTTCGCCTACGTGTACTGGCTCCGCTCGCGCGGGCTGCTGCACGGCCTGGCGACGGGCACCAACTGGGTGTTCCGCGACGAGTCGATGCACATGGAGTTCGCCTTCTCGGTCGTGGACACCGTCCGCGAGGAGGAGCCGGACCTCTTCGACGACGAGCTCCAGCGGCAGGTCACCGACATGCTGAAGGAGGCCGTCGAGGCGGAGCTCCAGTTCGCCCGCGATCTGTGCGGGGACGGGCTGCCGGGCATGAACACCGCGTCGATGCAGGAGTATCTGGAGTGCGTGGCCGACCAGCGCCTCCAGCGGCTCGGCTTCGCGCCGGTCTTCGGCTCGGAGAACCCGTTCTCCTTCATGGAGCTCCAGAACGTCCAGGAGCTGACCAACTTCTTCGAGCGGCGCGCCTCGGCGTACCAGGTCGCGGTCGAGGGATCGGTGGCGTTCGACGACGACTTCTGA
- a CDS encoding ribonucleoside-diphosphate reductase subunit alpha, producing MTIAPADPVSAQAASQAADDAPGTALLRTLTGLTADLPATDPGKVAAAALRGRHPGSDEAELRGLATEAAAGLIAEEPEYSRLAARLLALTITEEAAGQGAVSFSTSVRVGHREGLLADSTAEFAAAHAERLDALVERALADGADNRFGYFGLRTLYSRYLLRHPITRQVIETPQHFLLRVACGLAENLSERALDDVAELYRLTSTLSYLPSSPTLFNSGTRHPQMSSCYLLDSPLDELDSIYNRYHQVARLSKHAGGIGLSYSRIRARGSLIRGTNGHSNGIVPFLRTLDASVAAVNQGGRRKGAACVYLETWHADLEEFLELRDNTGEDARRTHNLNIAHWIPDEFMRRVEADADWSLFSPADAPDLVDLWGEEFDAAYRRAEAEGKAVKQVPARQLYARMMRTLAQTGNGWMTFKDAANRTANQTAEPGRVVHSSNLCTEILEVTNDGETAVCNLGSVNLAAHLGEDGQLDWERLDATVHTAVTFLDRVVDINFYPTEEAGASNSRWRPVGLGLMGLQDVFFRLRLPFDSSEATALSTRISERIMLAAYEASCELAERHGPHPAWAETRTARGVLHPDHYTDAVATWPERWQALRARMAKSGMRNSLLLAIAPTATIASIAGVYECIEPQVSNLFKRETLSGEFLQVNSYLVDDLKKLGVWDAQTREALRESNGSVQDFSWVPADIRELYRTAWEIPQRALIDMAAARTPYLDQSQSLNLFMASPTIGKLSSMYAYAWKRGIKTTYYLRSRPATRIAQSARGGAAAATPTPTVPVQQAPAEADAIACSLENPESCEACQ from the coding sequence GTGACCATCGCGCCCGCCGATCCGGTTTCAGCGCAGGCGGCTTCTCAGGCAGCGGACGACGCGCCCGGGACCGCCCTGCTACGGACTCTGACCGGACTCACCGCCGACCTGCCCGCCACCGACCCCGGCAAGGTCGCGGCCGCCGCCCTGCGCGGCCGTCATCCCGGCTCGGACGAGGCGGAGTTGCGCGGGCTCGCGACCGAGGCGGCGGCCGGACTGATCGCCGAGGAGCCGGAGTACTCACGGCTCGCGGCGCGGCTGCTGGCGCTGACCATCACGGAGGAGGCGGCCGGGCAGGGCGCGGTCTCCTTCTCCACCTCCGTCCGGGTGGGCCACCGCGAGGGCCTGCTCGCCGACTCCACCGCGGAGTTCGCCGCCGCCCACGCCGAGCGGCTGGACGCGCTGGTGGAGCGGGCGCTGGCCGACGGCGCCGACAACCGCTTCGGCTACTTCGGGCTGCGCACCCTCTACAGCCGCTATCTGCTGCGCCACCCGATCACCCGTCAGGTGATCGAGACCCCGCAGCACTTCCTGCTGCGCGTGGCCTGCGGGCTCGCCGAGAACCTCTCGGAGCGGGCGCTGGACGATGTGGCCGAGCTCTACCGGCTGACCAGCACGCTGTCGTATCTGCCCAGCTCCCCCACGCTGTTCAACTCCGGCACCCGGCATCCGCAGATGTCGTCCTGCTATCTGCTGGACTCCCCGCTGGACGAGCTGGACTCTATCTACAACCGCTACCACCAGGTGGCGCGGCTGTCGAAGCACGCGGGCGGCATCGGCCTGTCCTACTCCCGCATCCGGGCCCGCGGTTCGCTGATCCGGGGCACCAACGGGCACTCCAACGGCATCGTGCCGTTCCTGCGCACGCTCGACGCCTCGGTTGCCGCCGTCAACCAGGGCGGCCGGCGCAAGGGCGCGGCCTGTGTCTACCTGGAGACCTGGCACGCGGACCTCGAGGAGTTCCTGGAGCTGCGGGACAACACGGGCGAGGACGCCCGCCGCACCCACAACCTCAACATCGCCCACTGGATCCCGGACGAGTTCATGCGGCGGGTCGAGGCGGATGCCGACTGGTCGCTGTTCTCCCCGGCCGACGCGCCCGATCTGGTGGACCTGTGGGGCGAGGAGTTCGACGCCGCGTACCGCAGGGCCGAGGCCGAGGGCAAGGCCGTCAAGCAGGTCCCGGCGCGCCAGCTGTACGCCCGGATGATGCGCACCCTCGCGCAGACCGGCAACGGCTGGATGACGTTCAAGGACGCCGCCAACCGCACCGCCAACCAGACCGCCGAGCCCGGCAGGGTCGTCCACTCCTCCAACCTCTGCACCGAGATCCTGGAGGTCACGAACGACGGCGAGACCGCCGTGTGCAATCTCGGATCGGTCAACCTCGCCGCGCACCTGGGCGAGGACGGGCAGCTGGACTGGGAGCGCCTGGACGCCACCGTCCACACCGCCGTGACCTTCCTCGACCGCGTGGTGGACATCAACTTCTACCCCACGGAGGAGGCCGGGGCCTCCAACTCCCGCTGGCGCCCGGTGGGTCTGGGCCTCATGGGGCTCCAGGACGTCTTCTTCCGGCTGCGGCTGCCGTTCGACTCGTCCGAGGCCACGGCGCTCTCCACGCGGATCTCCGAGCGCATCATGCTCGCCGCGTACGAGGCGTCCTGCGAGCTCGCCGAGCGCCACGGCCCGCACCCCGCCTGGGCCGAGACCCGCACCGCGCGCGGTGTGCTGCACCCGGACCACTACACGGACGCGGTGGCCACCTGGCCGGAGCGCTGGCAGGCGCTGCGCGCGCGGATGGCGAAGTCCGGGATGCGGAACTCGCTGCTGCTGGCGATCGCGCCGACCGCGACCATCGCCTCCATCGCGGGCGTCTACGAGTGCATCGAGCCGCAGGTCTCCAACCTCTTCAAGCGCGAAACGCTCAGCGGGGAGTTCCTCCAGGTCAACTCCTATCTGGTGGACGACCTCAAGAAGCTGGGCGTCTGGGACGCCCAGACCCGTGAGGCGCTGCGCGAGTCCAATGGCTCGGTCCAGGACTTCTCCTGGGTGCCCGCGGACATACGGGAGCTGTACCGCACCGCGTGGGAGATCCCGCAGCGCGCCCTGATCGACATGGCGGCGGCCCGCACGCCGTACCTGGACCAGAGCCAGTCGCTGAACCTGTTCATGGCCTCACCGACCATCGGCAAGCTCAGCTCGATGTACGCCTACGCCTGGAAGCGCGGCATCAAGACCACGTACTACCTGCGCTCGCGTCCGGCCACCCGGATCGCCCAGAGCGCCCGGGGCGGCGCCGCGGCCGCCACCCCCACCCCCACCGTCCCCGTACAGCAGGCCCCGGCCGAGGCCGACGCGATCGCCTGCTCCCTGGAAAACCCCGAGTCCTGCGAGGCCTGCCAGTAA
- a CDS encoding ABC transporter ATP-binding protein, whose protein sequence is MAEQTLDKGAQAERADQAARAASAPARVPTVIADDVHIVYRVNGGPKGKGSATAALSRLLGRKNAPGMREVHAVRGVTFVAYKGESIGLIGSNGSGKSTLLKAVAGLLPTERGKVYTHGQPSLLGVNAALMNDLTGERNVILGGLAMGMSREQVRERYQGIVDFSGINEKGDFITLPMRTYSSGMAARLRFSIAAAKDHDVLMIDEALATGDRKFQKRSEARIRELRQEAGTVFLVSHNNKSIRDTCDRVLWLEKGELLMDGPTDEVIKAYEKETGK, encoded by the coding sequence GTGGCTGAGCAGACCCTCGACAAAGGTGCCCAGGCGGAGCGGGCCGACCAGGCCGCTCGGGCGGCTTCCGCGCCGGCGCGGGTGCCCACCGTCATCGCCGACGACGTCCATATCGTCTACCGGGTCAACGGCGGCCCCAAGGGGAAGGGCAGTGCCACCGCCGCCCTCAGCCGCCTGCTGGGCCGCAAGAATGCGCCGGGCATGCGTGAGGTGCACGCGGTGCGCGGGGTCACCTTCGTGGCGTACAAGGGTGAGTCGATCGGTCTGATCGGGTCCAATGGGTCGGGGAAGTCGACCCTGCTGAAGGCGGTGGCGGGGCTGCTGCCCACCGAGCGCGGCAAGGTCTACACCCATGGTCAGCCGTCGCTGCTGGGGGTGAACGCGGCGCTGATGAACGACCTGACCGGTGAGCGGAATGTGATCCTGGGCGGTCTGGCGATGGGGATGTCGCGTGAGCAGGTCCGGGAGCGTTACCAGGGCATCGTGGACTTCTCGGGTATCAATGAGAAGGGTGATTTCATCACCCTGCCGATGCGTACGTACTCCTCGGGTATGGCGGCCCGGCTGCGGTTCTCCATCGCCGCGGCCAAGGACCACGATGTGCTGATGATCGACGAGGCGCTGGCCACGGGTGACAGGAAGTTCCAGAAGCGTTCCGAGGCCCGGATCCGGGAGCTCCGTCAGGAGGCCGGCACGGTCTTCCTCGTCAGCCACAACAACAAGTCCATCCGGGACACCTGTGACCGGGTGCTGTGGCTGGAGAAGGGCGAGCTGCTGATGGACGGCCCGACCGACGAGGTCATCAAGGCGTACGAGAAGGAGACCGGCAAGTAG
- a CDS encoding ABC transporter permease: MSQLLVRDSERIRPPENLAALAAAHGLTVSGARVGLREYSRQLWGRRHFILAFSQAKLTAQYSQAKLGQLWQVATPLLNAAVYFFIFGMLLKSNRGLPNDVYIPFLVTGVFVFTFSQSSAMAGVRAISGNLGLVRALHFPRASLPISFALQQLQQLLFSMIVLAVVLVGFGHFPALAWLLIVPTLALQFVFNTGLSLIVARLGAKTPDLAQLLPFILRTWMYASGVMFPLARTLEHAGASGWISDAMLANPAAVYMDLMRYALINDYPSSNLPPHVWALALGWAVLFGVGGFVYFWKAEEQYGRG, encoded by the coding sequence GTGAGCCAGCTCCTCGTTCGAGACAGCGAACGGATCCGCCCTCCCGAGAATCTCGCGGCCCTGGCAGCCGCCCATGGCCTCACGGTCAGTGGCGCTCGGGTGGGGCTGCGTGAATACAGCCGTCAGCTGTGGGGCCGACGCCACTTCATCCTGGCCTTTTCGCAGGCAAAGCTCACCGCCCAGTACAGCCAGGCCAAGCTGGGTCAGCTGTGGCAGGTGGCGACCCCGCTGCTCAACGCGGCGGTCTACTTCTTCATCTTCGGCATGCTGCTGAAGAGCAACCGGGGCCTGCCGAACGACGTGTACATTCCGTTCCTGGTGACGGGTGTGTTCGTCTTCACCTTCAGCCAGAGTTCCGCCATGGCGGGCGTACGGGCGATCTCCGGGAATCTCGGGCTGGTGCGGGCCCTGCACTTCCCTCGCGCCTCACTCCCCATCTCGTTCGCGCTCCAGCAGCTCCAGCAGCTGCTGTTCTCGATGATCGTGCTGGCCGTCGTGTTGGTGGGCTTCGGCCACTTCCCGGCACTGGCCTGGCTGCTGATTGTCCCCACCCTGGCCCTGCAATTCGTCTTCAACACCGGCCTGTCGCTGATCGTGGCGCGGCTCGGGGCCAAAACACCGGACCTCGCGCAGCTGCTGCCCTTCATTCTGCGCACCTGGATGTATGCCTCGGGCGTGATGTTTCCGCTGGCCCGCACCCTCGAACACGCGGGAGCGAGCGGCTGGATCAGCGACGCCATGCTGGCGAATCCGGCGGCCGTTTACATGGACCTGATGCGGTACGCCCTGATCAACGATTACCCCTCGTCGAACCTGCCGCCGCATGTGTGGGCGCTGGCCCTGGGCTGGGCGGTGCTCTTCGGTGTCGGGGGATTCGTGTACTTCTGGAAGGCAGAGGAGCAGTACGGCCGTGGCTGA
- a CDS encoding TetR/AcrR family transcriptional regulator, with protein MEKEPTKPRRVPAGAAVLQENVTDAIRAAVFEELATVGYGRMSIERVARRAGVGKAAIYRRWRSKLPIVLEVVSALAKQGLPTPDTGSLQGDIKVLLEATARVLWHPMAAQIIPDLFAESARNPDMAQALQAAVRDSQRGIADVVIRNAVNRGELSADTDVDLALDLASGPLYWRLSTMRSPLPEGYLDGLAAATTAALAAARISG; from the coding sequence ATGGAGAAGGAGCCAACCAAGCCCCGGCGTGTCCCCGCGGGCGCCGCGGTACTCCAGGAGAACGTCACGGACGCCATCCGCGCGGCGGTCTTCGAGGAGCTGGCGACCGTCGGCTATGGGCGCATGTCGATTGAACGAGTGGCGCGCCGGGCCGGGGTGGGGAAAGCGGCCATCTACCGTCGCTGGCGTTCGAAACTTCCCATCGTTCTCGAGGTCGTCTCCGCCTTGGCGAAACAGGGCCTGCCGACGCCGGACACTGGTTCTCTGCAAGGCGACATAAAGGTTCTGCTGGAAGCGACGGCTCGGGTTCTCTGGCATCCGATGGCCGCGCAAATCATTCCTGACCTTTTCGCGGAATCCGCGCGTAACCCGGATATGGCCCAGGCATTGCAAGCGGCAGTGCGGGATTCCCAGCGCGGGATCGCCGACGTGGTCATCCGCAACGCGGTCAACCGGGGAGAGCTGTCAGCCGACACGGATGTCGATCTCGCTCTTGACCTGGCCAGTGGCCCGCTTTACTGGCGCCTGAGCACCATGCGATCGCCCCTCCCCGAGGGATATCTGGACGGCCTGGCCGCGGCGACCACCGCTGCTTTGGCCGCCGCTCGTATTTCTGGCTGA
- a CDS encoding GNAT family N-acetyltransferase encodes MDITIRRARDEELDEIGELTAQAYLGDGLLDFGDSDSYLATLRDARRRAAEAELLVAADAASDEVLGAVAFAVHGGAYAELARPGEGEFRMLAVRPESRRRGAAEALVRACLDRARALGLRRIVISSQHAMTAAHRLYERLGFTRAPERDWAPLPGTDITLWAFTVEL; translated from the coding sequence ATGGACATCACCATCAGGCGCGCGCGGGACGAGGAGCTGGACGAGATAGGAGAGCTCACCGCGCAGGCGTATCTCGGGGACGGCCTCCTGGACTTCGGGGACAGTGATTCTTATCTCGCCACCCTGCGCGATGCCCGCCGCCGGGCGGCCGAGGCCGAGCTGCTGGTCGCGGCGGACGCCGCGAGCGACGAGGTCCTGGGTGCCGTGGCATTCGCCGTGCACGGCGGGGCGTACGCGGAGCTGGCCCGCCCCGGCGAGGGCGAGTTCCGGATGCTGGCCGTCCGTCCCGAGTCCCGCCGCCGCGGCGCCGCCGAAGCGCTCGTGCGTGCCTGCCTGGACCGGGCCCGCGCACTGGGCCTGCGACGAATAGTGATCAGCAGCCAGCATGCGATGACCGCCGCCCACCGCCTGTACGAGCGCCTGGGCTTCACCCGCGCCCCGGAACGCGACTGGGCACCCCTCCCCGGCACGGACATCACCCTTTGGGCCTTCACCGTGGAGCTGTGA
- a CDS encoding DUF7196 family protein: protein MACNCGGTAAQWPPQPVVVYELTLPDGTVRRYVTHQEADAANKRAGSTGVISAVTQ, encoded by the coding sequence ATGGCCTGCAACTGCGGCGGAACGGCGGCTCAATGGCCGCCCCAACCCGTTGTCGTCTATGAGCTGACGCTGCCGGACGGCACGGTCCGGCGCTATGTCACCCACCAGGAAGCCGACGCCGCCAACAAGCGCGCGGGCTCCACCGGAGTGATCAGCGCCGTCACCCAGTGA
- a CDS encoding IPT/TIG domain-containing protein: MTSTALATAAATNAAAAGYWPPVGPPTLLAVVPDSGPAAGGNYVRLFGQNLRGVTGVSFGGTPATIVYQDNPGGGWGGGGGGWGGGGGGWPGGGGNPGYDGIVVIAPPHAPGTVQVTVTTAAGTSNGLPYTYVAPAPPAAVAITPTVGRTTGGTLYVITGTNLTGVTSVTFGGSPSTILAINPAGTSLIGITPAGPAAGGNVTVTLTGPGGSGNVPGGFTYFVAPPAPVPVAITPATGPAAGGTAFTITGTSLGGVLGVLFNGVPATGVTATPTTVAGITPPGAVGNATVTLVTAFGTVTVPGGFLYV, encoded by the coding sequence ATGACCTCGACCGCTCTCGCGACCGCCGCCGCCACCAACGCCGCCGCCGCGGGCTACTGGCCGCCGGTGGGACCGCCGACGCTGCTCGCCGTGGTGCCCGACTCCGGCCCCGCGGCCGGTGGCAACTACGTCCGGCTGTTCGGCCAGAACCTGCGCGGCGTCACCGGTGTGTCCTTCGGCGGCACGCCCGCCACCATCGTCTACCAGGACAACCCCGGCGGTGGCTGGGGCGGCGGTGGAGGCGGCTGGGGCGGCGGCGGAGGTGGCTGGCCCGGTGGCGGCGGCAACCCCGGCTACGACGGCATCGTGGTGATAGCCCCGCCGCACGCACCCGGGACCGTCCAGGTCACCGTCACCACCGCCGCCGGGACCAGCAACGGCCTGCCGTACACCTATGTGGCACCGGCCCCGCCCGCCGCCGTCGCCATCACCCCGACCGTGGGCCGGACCACCGGTGGCACCCTGTACGTGATCACGGGCACCAATCTGACCGGCGTCACCAGCGTCACCTTCGGCGGAAGCCCCTCGACCATCCTGGCCATCAACCCCGCCGGGACCAGCCTGATCGGCATCACCCCGGCGGGCCCGGCCGCGGGCGGCAACGTCACCGTGACCCTCACCGGCCCCGGCGGCAGCGGCAATGTGCCCGGTGGCTTCACCTATTTCGTCGCGCCGCCCGCACCGGTGCCCGTCGCCATCACACCCGCCACCGGACCCGCCGCCGGCGGCACCGCGTTCACCATCACCGGCACCAGCCTCGGCGGTGTGCTGGGCGTGCTGTTCAACGGCGTTCCCGCCACCGGCGTGACCGCCACCCCCACGACGGTGGCCGGTATCACCCCGCCCGGGGCAGTCGGCAACGCGACCGTCACCCTGGTGACCGCCTTCGGCACCGTCACCGTGCCCGGCGGCTTCCTCTACGTCTGA
- a CDS encoding nitroreductase: MDVYEAVMSRRAVRGFTDEPVPREVLERVLSAAARSPSGGNLQPWRTYVLSGPPLAELKKRTAERVAAEDRGDEREYPMYPPELSGPYRERRAEAAERRYAALGIPRDDPRARHRAVAANWDCFGAPAALFCYLDRRMGPAQWADAGMYLQTVMVLLRAEGLHSCPQMAWSVYRRTVAEVVSPPEGLILFCGMSIGHEDVGVPYARTERAPLARTVTFLDD, from the coding sequence ATGGATGTCTACGAAGCGGTCATGAGCCGACGGGCGGTGCGCGGGTTCACGGATGAGCCGGTTCCGAGGGAAGTGCTGGAGCGGGTGCTCTCCGCCGCGGCCCGTTCACCCTCCGGCGGGAACCTCCAGCCGTGGCGGACCTATGTGCTCTCCGGTCCGCCGCTGGCCGAGCTCAAGAAGCGCACCGCCGAGCGGGTGGCCGCGGAGGATCGCGGGGACGAGCGGGAGTACCCGATGTACCCGCCCGAGCTGAGCGGTCCGTATCGAGAGCGCCGCGCCGAGGCCGCCGAGCGGCGGTACGCCGCACTCGGCATCCCACGGGACGATCCGCGGGCCCGCCACAGGGCCGTCGCCGCCAACTGGGACTGCTTCGGCGCGCCTGCCGCGCTGTTCTGCTACCTCGACCGCCGTATGGGACCGGCCCAGTGGGCCGACGCCGGGATGTATCTCCAGACCGTGATGGTGCTGCTCCGCGCCGAGGGGCTGCACAGCTGCCCCCAGATGGCGTGGTCGGTGTACCGCCGGACCGTCGCGGAGGTCGTATCGCCCCCGGAGGGGCTGATCCTCTTCTGCGGCATGTCGATCGGCCACGAGGACGTCGGCGTGCCGTACGCCCGCACGGAACGGGCCCCGCTCGCCCGGACGGTCACCTTTCTCGATGACTAG